CGAGTTCGCCACCAGCGACCGGATCGAGCAGATCATGGCCGTCGGCGACGGCCAGAAGTTCGTCAGCGCGCTCATCGCACCGAACTTCGAGCGCCTCGAAGCATGGGCCGACCGTGAGGGGATCGACCTGCCGGCGGATCGCGAACGGCTCTGCGAGGACGAACGCGTCCGCGAGTGGATCGGCGAGGAGGTCGAGCGCGTCAACCGGCGGCTCGAACCAGTCGAACAGGTCAAGCAGTTCCGGCTCACGCCCGAGGAGTGGACGCCCCAGAACGAACTGCTCACGCCCTCGATGAAAAAGAAGCGCCGGACGATCCTCCAGCGGTTCAACGATCAGGTCGAGGATATCTACGAGGAGTAGTCCCCCCCATCGAGACCTACGACGAGGGGCTCTCGAAGTGGGCGGTCGGATCGACCATCGGTTGAGGGTAGTCGATACCCAGTTCGACGCCGTAGCGGGCCTGTTCGTCGGCGTCCATCCGCCAGGGCTCGTGCGCGTAGCGAGGGGGAAGGTCCACCAGTTCCGGGACCCATCGACGGACGTACTCGGCGTCGGGGTCGTAGTTGTGGGCCTGCCAGAGCACGTCGAACGCCCGGTCGCGTGAATCGGTCCCGACGCCGGCGATATACGCCCAGTTGCCGTAGTTCGAGGCGACGTCGTAATCTAGCAGGCGAGACTCGTAGCGGGCAGCTCCCCATCGCCAGTCGATCCGGAGCGTGTTCGCCAGAAACGACGCGGCGTTCTGGCGGGCGCGGTTGCTCTGATAGCCCGTCGCCGCCAGTTCCCGCATCGCCGCGTCGACGAACGGGAAGCCGGTCTCGCCGTCGACCCACCGACGGAAGGCGGATCCGTCGCGGTTCCAGGCGATCTCGCGGTTCCGGATCCCGCCGGGCCGGAAGTACGCCGCGCCGTGTTTCGCGAGCTGGAACTGGAAGAAGTCCCGCCAGCGCAGCTCGAAGACCAGCCAGTAGGTCGAGTCGTTGTCGACCCGCTCGCGCTCGTAGCGATCGACCGCCTGCGTGACTCGTCGCGGCGAGAGACAGCCCAGGGCGAGCCACGGCGAGAACTTCGAGGAGAAGTCCATCCCGAGCAGTCCGTTTCGCGTCTCGCGGTACTCCCGGAGGCGGTCGCGCTCGAAGACGTACGTCTCCAGCCGTTCCAGCGCGGCCGACTCGCCGCCGGAGACGGGCATTGGAGCGTCGCGCTCGTCGGCTGGCTCGCCCGCGTCATAGCCCAACTCGGACAGCGCCGGAATCGGACTGCCGTCGAGGTCGGGCGTCGGAACCGTCGCAGGCGGGTCGAGCGGATCCCGGACCCGGGAGCTCGCCTCGACGCTGTCCTTCCAGGGCGTGAACGTGTCCTGGACGTCGCTGACTGCCATCGGCAGGTCCTCGATCGCGTGGAGCGTGTGAGTCCAGTGGGTCGAAAGGTCGATCCCGCGGTCGACGATGGCGTCCTCGACGGTCGCTCGCTCTTCGGTGCCGGGGAGCCGCTGGGCGTGCACGACGTCGGCGTCGACGGATTCGGCGACGTCCGGCACGATCGATCGCGGATCGCCGCGGCGAACGAGCAACTCGCCGTCGCGTTCGCGGAGCCGGTCCCGCAGATCACGGACGCTCTCGCGGACGAACTGCGCTCGGAGAGGGCCGATTCTCGGTTCGTCGATCCATCGACTCGACTGTCCGAACCGCCGAGTGTCGAATATATAGAGCGGAACGACCCGGTCGCTCCCGTCGATCGCCCGCCGGAGCGTCGGGTTGTCGTGGACGCGCAGGTCGCGCCGAAACCAGACGAGTGCCGTCTCTGTCATGGATATCCTGTGGGCTACGATCACTTTACGGCCACGCTCAGCGAGTCGGGCGGCGGGATGAAAGATGACCGTTCTCCCGGCTCTCTGTCCCTCGTCACGTGCCAGCTACTTCGACCTGTAGCGTCCGGGTGCGCGGCCCGTCACACGTCGAACGAACACCGTCGCGACGCCGTCGGCGTTGTCGGGAAGCGCCCGGGTGACTTCCTCGGTCACGTCCAGTCCCTCCGTTCGGTCGGTCGTCTCGATGGAAATCGTTGCCATAGCAGGCTATTCGAGCCACGACTCGAAAAAACCGGGTCTCCGGTCCGGACGACGCGGTGGCGGTCCCGACCGGATCTAGTCGAGCCACTCCTCGGGTGTGGTATCGTAGTCGACGTCGGTCGCCGCGAGGTGTTCGACCATCTCCCAGGGGACCTCGTCGACCGTGACCTCCTGACCGTCGTATCGCAGTCGTCGCCCGACCTCGATCGGTTCGGGTTCGCGGTCCTGGCGGCGGGCGACCTCTATTTCGCTGTCGTCGTACTCCTTGTCGATGGTGAGCAGGTTCACGGGCCGACCCCACAGTTCGAACGCGCGTTCGAGCACGTCCGTCGCCTGCTCGATGTCCAGCACGATCCCGTTGTATCGATGGGCGAGCAACAGCTCGCCGGCGTTGTCGTAGTTGCCGTCCTCGACAACGACCGTCGGCTTGCCGAAGTTGGTGAACTGCAACAGCAGCTTCCGCTTGACGTCTCCGGGATCCGTCGAGGAAACCCGGAAGTCGTCGGTCTGCTGGGAGTGCTCGTAGGCGAAGTAGTCGTTTTCCTCGACGAACTCGTCGGTGAGGAACTCGTCGATGAACGTCACGTCGTTGTGGCTCTGGCGGATCTCGCGCATCCGGTCCCAGCCGCGGGCGTAGTCGACGTCCGAAAGCGCCGCCTCGACGCTGTCGTAACGGCTGTCGTCGAACAGGTACCGGCTGATCCGCTCCAGCTGTGGCTGTCCGATCCGGGATAGAAAGCCCCGGTTCTGGGGCTTCACCAGCGAGTAGTGACGCCGGACGAGCCCCTCGTAGGAGAGGACCGCCCACGGGTAGGTCTCGACATCGAGGTCGCCGTTCCGGGCGCGTTCGAGCGCGTCGGCATCGACGCGGGGATCGTCCGGGTCGATCTCCTCGAGGTGGCCGGGGACGTCCTCGATCCACGCCGGCGGCGCGAGCGCCGACTGCACCGCCTCGAAGTCGACGGCCTCCTGGAAGTTCCGCCAGGTGATCCCCTCGACCCGCAGGAGGCGTTCGACGACCTCCCGTCGGTT
This window of the Halapricum desulfuricans genome carries:
- a CDS encoding DASH family cryptochrome, with amino-acid sequence MTETALVWFRRDLRVHDNPTLRRAIDGSDRVVPLYIFDTRRFGQSSRWIDEPRIGPLRAQFVRESVRDLRDRLRERDGELLVRRGDPRSIVPDVAESVDADVVHAQRLPGTEERATVEDAIVDRGIDLSTHWTHTLHAIEDLPMAVSDVQDTFTPWKDSVEASSRVRDPLDPPATVPTPDLDGSPIPALSELGYDAGEPADERDAPMPVSGGESAALERLETYVFERDRLREYRETRNGLLGMDFSSKFSPWLALGCLSPRRVTQAVDRYERERVDNDSTYWLVFELRWRDFFQFQLAKHGAAYFRPGGIRNREIAWNRDGSAFRRWVDGETGFPFVDAAMRELAATGYQSNRARQNAASFLANTLRIDWRWGAARYESRLLDYDVASNYGNWAYIAGVGTDSRDRAFDVLWQAHNYDPDAEYVRRWVPELVDLPPRYAHEPWRMDADEQARYGVELGIDYPQPMVDPTAHFESPSS